One Candidatus Sulfurimonas baltica DNA segment encodes these proteins:
- a CDS encoding response regulator transcription factor, translated as MNDIKELREHVKDLKVLFVDDEEMVRDGTGIFLRKFFDNVIICCDGEDGLKTFKESQDFDIVITDVVMPKMDGITMIKNIKKINPDIFTIFITASRELEDAQDRLSNITIKKPISFDDIIMIMQTVGTLK; from the coding sequence ATGAATGATATTAAAGAATTAAGAGAACATGTAAAAGATTTAAAAGTGCTGTTTGTTGATGATGAAGAGATGGTCAGAGATGGCACCGGCATTTTTCTTCGTAAATTTTTTGATAATGTAATTATCTGTTGTGATGGTGAGGATGGGCTTAAAACATTTAAAGAATCTCAAGACTTCGATATAGTCATAACAGATGTCGTAATGCCAAAGATGGATGGAATCACTATGATTAAAAATATAAAAAAGATTAATCCTGACATTTTCACTATATTTATAACCGCTTCAAGAGAGTTGGAAGATGCGCAGGACAGACTCAGCAATATAACAATTAAAAAACCGATTTCATTTGATGACATAATAATGATTATGCAGACAGTAGGTACACTTAAGTGA
- a CDS encoding ComEC/Rec2 family competence protein: MTKRVSLFNTKREFLLFLLTCTFILFYSLLIEYQNYKQLNRFDSQIVSATVLKQYEKIKDSKTFQVLKLKSEEGFTFYSSAKKSFEHVEGKKLKLVIFAGEISFYEYLTSFYAHSKVKYIDVTPTLKDKLNTYISSVHHTGNSFGEDKNIANIYQALYTATPLNKELQSTFSTLGVSHLLAISGFHLGVLSALLFFLIKPVYSYFQNKYFPYRNSKFDIFFIVALMLLAYLLFLDSPPSLLRAFAMLVIGFVLYDRGIKIVSMQTLLLTVILLLSFFPKLVFALGFWLSVSGVFYIFLFLIHFKDLNKIWQFILVPFWVYLLMVPFSLTIFGNFSIYHPLSIVWTTLFTLFYPLSIFLHVVGYGDLFDNLLQSLIFLGQEGLHVELSYKLLALHVTFSIISVYRKSFLWLLLVFSLFVFIYAVYHIT, encoded by the coding sequence ATGACGAAGAGAGTCTCACTTTTTAACACAAAAAGAGAGTTTCTTCTATTTTTACTTACATGTACATTTATCCTCTTCTACTCACTTCTTATAGAGTACCAAAACTATAAACAACTAAACCGTTTTGATTCGCAAATAGTCTCTGCGACAGTTCTTAAGCAGTATGAAAAAATAAAAGATAGTAAAACATTTCAAGTGCTAAAACTAAAAAGCGAAGAGGGTTTTACTTTTTACAGCAGTGCTAAAAAATCATTTGAACATGTAGAAGGCAAAAAGTTAAAACTTGTAATCTTCGCAGGTGAGATAAGTTTTTATGAGTATCTGACAAGCTTTTATGCCCACTCAAAAGTAAAATATATCGATGTTACACCTACACTAAAGGATAAACTAAACACATACATCTCTTCTGTGCACCATACAGGGAATTCTTTTGGCGAAGATAAAAATATTGCAAATATTTATCAAGCTCTATACACCGCTACTCCTTTAAATAAAGAGCTGCAAAGCACATTTTCCACTCTTGGAGTCTCACATCTTTTGGCAATAAGCGGATTTCACCTTGGTGTTCTTAGTGCCCTGCTCTTCTTTTTGATAAAACCTGTTTACAGCTATTTTCAAAATAAATATTTTCCTTATAGAAACTCAAAATTTGATATATTTTTTATTGTAGCCTTAATGCTTCTTGCTTATCTGCTCTTTTTAGACTCTCCACCATCACTGCTTCGTGCTTTTGCTATGCTTGTTATCGGGTTTGTACTTTACGACAGAGGGATTAAGATAGTCTCAATGCAAACTCTTCTTTTAACAGTTATACTTCTACTCTCTTTTTTTCCCAAACTAGTTTTTGCTCTTGGTTTTTGGCTATCGGTTAGTGGAGTTTTTTACATATTTTTATTTCTTATACACTTTAAAGATTTAAATAAAATATGGCAATTCATATTAGTTCCATTTTGGGTTTACTTATTAATGGTTCCATTTTCATTAACAATTTTTGGAAATTTCAGCATCTACCATCCACTCTCAATTGTCTGGACAACGCTTTTTACTCTGTTTTACCCGCTAAGTATATTTCTACATGTAGTAGGTTATGGAGATTTGTTTGATAATTTACTGCAGAGTTTAATATTTTTAGGTCAAGAGGGGCTACATGTAGAGTTAAGCTATAAACTTCTCGCTCTACATGTAACGTTTTCGATTATTAGCGTTTATAGGAAAAGCTTTCTCTGGCTACTGCTCGTTTTTAGTCTCTTTGTTTTTATATATGCGGTTTATCATATAACATAG
- a CDS encoding PAS domain S-box protein has protein sequence MITTVELKLKNIIEALKNSSGQQFFENIVLSLASTINVDYVFIARLDDKKINSTTIALAAKGEIVDNFVYDLKDTPCADVSDNSVCCFTQGITKLYPKDQLLIDMNIESYIGTPLQDSKGNVMGLIVALSEKKIENEDFIKTLFEVFSGRIAVELEREILEASNREYKERLELALEGSSDGLWDWDLTTNELYLSPRYKEMLGYKDDELSNEYSTWYNNTHPDDIEEILHKVDSYIAHKITVFEHTFRMKHKDGSWVWILGRGKAQFDKDDKAVRMVGYHTDMTESKTREQETIKLKTLLGNIIDSVENIIFVKDENFIYIECNTAFEKSVGKSHKEILGKNDYELFDKKTADFFRTKDKMVISENKTLSNYEWVTRPDGTEVYYLTVKTTLRNSEGKVIGIVGNSIDVTEEYKTQHEISRLKSALERSPVSIVMTDKDGIIEYVNPNTSTVSGYSKEELIGKNPRILKSGYINDEEYKKVWEHISSGEVWTGDFKNIAKDGSIFWEETTILPSFNKDNEVDGYIAFKLEITEKVHLKQELKNQEEIMIAQSRHAAMGEMISMIAHQWRQPISVIAMGANNILADIELDMVDINNLAIGAKEIIRQTQELSNTIDDFRGFFRPGKTLEDILPEDVFKDAFGVIGKSLQNNNIEIIQEFHNGKKITTHSRELMQVLINILNNAKEALIESGVKERKIFISINGISNGVEITICDNAGGIKEDIINKIFDPYFSTKNQNVGTGLGLYMSKTIIEKHLGGILKVYNKHYTQESVVGACFTIELPFNKNKGENHE, from the coding sequence ATGATTACTACAGTTGAATTAAAACTTAAAAACATAATAGAAGCTCTGAAGAACTCCTCAGGTCAACAGTTTTTTGAGAATATAGTTCTTAGCTTGGCTTCTACTATTAATGTTGACTATGTTTTCATTGCCCGACTTGATGACAAAAAAATCAACTCCACTACAATTGCCCTTGCCGCAAAAGGCGAAATTGTCGATAATTTTGTATATGATTTAAAAGATACACCCTGTGCTGATGTCAGTGATAACTCTGTTTGCTGCTTTACACAAGGGATAACTAAACTTTACCCAAAAGACCAACTTCTTATCGATATGAATATTGAATCCTATATAGGTACTCCATTGCAAGACTCCAAAGGTAATGTTATGGGGCTAATAGTAGCTCTGTCAGAGAAAAAAATAGAGAATGAAGATTTTATTAAAACACTCTTTGAAGTTTTCTCAGGGAGAATAGCCGTAGAGTTGGAGAGAGAAATACTTGAGGCTAGTAACCGTGAGTATAAAGAGCGATTAGAGTTGGCTCTAGAGGGGAGCAGTGACGGACTATGGGATTGGGACTTAACTACAAATGAGTTATACCTATCTCCTAGATACAAAGAGATGCTTGGATATAAAGATGATGAACTCTCAAATGAGTATTCAACATGGTATAACAATACCCATCCTGATGACATTGAAGAAATTTTACATAAAGTTGACTCTTATATAGCCCATAAAATAACTGTTTTTGAGCACACTTTTAGAATGAAACACAAAGACGGCTCATGGGTGTGGATTTTAGGACGGGGGAAAGCTCAGTTTGATAAAGATGACAAAGCCGTTCGTATGGTTGGCTACCATACTGATATGACAGAGAGCAAGACAAGAGAGCAAGAAACAATTAAATTAAAAACTCTGCTTGGCAACATAATCGACTCTGTTGAGAATATTATATTTGTAAAAGATGAAAATTTCATATATATAGAGTGTAATACCGCCTTTGAAAAAAGTGTTGGAAAGTCACACAAAGAAATTTTAGGTAAAAATGATTACGAACTCTTCGACAAAAAAACTGCTGACTTTTTTAGAACAAAAGACAAAATGGTAATATCTGAGAACAAAACTCTCTCTAACTATGAATGGGTAACTCGCCCAGATGGGACAGAAGTGTACTATCTTACGGTAAAAACTACACTTCGTAATTCAGAAGGCAAAGTCATTGGTATTGTCGGAAACTCAATAGATGTTACTGAAGAGTATAAAACACAGCATGAGATATCTAGACTAAAATCTGCACTTGAGAGAAGTCCTGTTTCAATAGTTATGACAGACAAAGATGGAATTATTGAGTATGTCAATCCAAATACCTCTACTGTCAGCGGTTACTCTAAAGAGGAGCTAATAGGTAAAAATCCAAGGATACTCAAGTCAGGCTATATCAATGATGAAGAGTATAAAAAGGTATGGGAACATATCAGTAGCGGGGAGGTATGGACAGGAGATTTTAAAAATATTGCCAAAGATGGTTCTATTTTTTGGGAAGAAACAACCATACTCCCATCCTTTAATAAAGACAACGAAGTAGACGGGTATATAGCTTTCAAACTAGAAATTACAGAAAAAGTACATTTAAAACAAGAGCTGAAGAACCAAGAAGAGATTATGATTGCCCAATCCCGCCATGCTGCGATGGGTGAGATGATAAGCATGATAGCACATCAGTGGAGACAGCCTATAAGTGTGATTGCTATGGGAGCAAATAACATTTTAGCTGATATAGAGCTAGACATGGTTGATATAAATAATCTTGCAATTGGTGCAAAAGAAATAATAAGACAAACTCAAGAGCTCTCAAATACCATTGATGATTTCAGGGGCTTCTTTAGACCGGGAAAAACGCTCGAAGATATTTTGCCAGAAGATGTTTTTAAAGATGCTTTTGGCGTGATTGGGAAATCTTTACAAAATAACAATATTGAAATTATTCAAGAATTTCATAATGGCAAAAAGATTACAACTCACTCAAGAGAGCTAATGCAGGTTCTTATAAATATACTCAACAACGCAAAAGAAGCACTGATTGAAAGTGGTGTTAAAGAGAGAAAAATATTTATATCAATAAATGGTATAAGCAATGGGGTAGAGATTACGATTTGTGATAATGCAGGCGGGATAAAAGAGGATATAATAAATAAAATATTTGATCCTTACTTTAGCACTAAAAACCAAAATGTTGGCACAGGGCTGGGTCTGTATATGAGTAAAACAATTATTGAAAAACATTTAGGCGGGATTTTAAAAGTTTATAACAAACATTACACTCAAGAGTCAGTAGTTGGTGCATGTTTTACTATTGAACTGCCATTTAATAAAAATAAAGGAGAAAATCATGAATGA
- a CDS encoding YihY family inner membrane protein, which yields MLKEKLYKLYRHTKFFLAAFADKDLSLYAASLSFYTIFTIIPLLLIMLTLLTSLPSFAEYYMSIKTFIFSNLMPVNSEMMMGHIDKFLANSAKMSVIGLVMVLVTSLLFFQDFEHIANKIFHAQKRTLWESVTTYWTLLTLTPIALGVSFYITAMLATVIESNEIASVINILPVIPYLIIWALFFLIFQISANTKINPKASLISSFVISIVFSISKNAFIEYTFYNKGYATMYGSFAILMFLFLWIYVSWVIFIYGLKLCYMINRIYKNKETKNEQ from the coding sequence ATGTTAAAAGAAAAATTATATAAACTTTACAGACATACAAAATTTTTCTTAGCTGCTTTTGCAGATAAAGATCTCTCTCTTTATGCTGCGAGCCTCAGTTTTTACACTATCTTTACTATTATCCCTCTGCTTTTGATTATGCTAACACTTCTAACATCTCTGCCGTCGTTTGCAGAATATTATATGAGCATAAAAACATTTATATTTTCAAACCTTATGCCTGTAAATTCTGAAATGATGATGGGGCATATAGATAAGTTTTTAGCTAACTCTGCAAAAATGAGTGTTATTGGTCTTGTTATGGTTTTAGTTACATCACTTCTGTTTTTCCAAGATTTTGAACATATAGCAAATAAGATTTTTCATGCACAAAAGAGAACACTTTGGGAGTCTGTAACAACTTACTGGACACTTCTTACTTTAACTCCGATTGCACTTGGAGTATCTTTTTACATAACGGCTATGCTGGCTACGGTTATAGAGTCAAATGAAATTGCATCTGTTATAAATATACTTCCCGTTATACCGTATCTGATTATTTGGGCACTATTTTTTCTCATATTTCAAATCTCCGCAAACACAAAGATAAATCCAAAAGCATCACTTATTAGTTCATTTGTAATATCCATAGTGTTTAGTATCTCTAAGAATGCTTTTATTGAGTATACTTTTTATAACAAGGGATATGCGACTATGTATGGCTCTTTTGCTATTTTGATGTTTTTGTTTTTATGGATTTATGTCTCGTGGGTTATTTTTATATATGGGCTTAAACTATGTTATATGATAAACCGCATATATAAAAACAAAGAGACTAAAAACGAGCAGTAG
- the ispG gene encoding flavodoxin-dependent (E)-4-hydroxy-3-methylbut-2-enyl-diphosphate synthase — protein sequence MIKRVQTKQIFVGNVAVGGDAPISTQSMTYSKTSDVTATVEQIRRLHFAGCDIVRVAVPDMEDALALKSIKEQISLPLVADIHFNYKLALIAAEVVDCIRINPGNIGSRERVKEVVKACQARNIPIRIGVNAGSLEKEFLNKYGQSAEGMVASAEYNIKYLEDLGFSDIKISLKASDVGRTVDAYRMLRPKNNYPFHLGVTEAGTLFHATVKSSIGLGALLLDGIGDTMRVSITGELEEEINVARAILKDSGAVKDGLNIISCPTCGRIEADLVTAVGEIEKRTAHIKAPLNVSVMGCVVNAIGEAAHADVAIAYGKGKGLIMVKGEVVANLNESELVDRFIEEVENAARNQND from the coding sequence ATGATAAAAAGAGTCCAAACTAAACAAATTTTTGTAGGTAATGTTGCAGTTGGCGGTGATGCTCCAATAAGCACACAATCTATGACATATTCAAAAACCTCTGATGTTACAGCAACGGTTGAGCAGATAAGAAGGCTCCATTTTGCAGGTTGTGACATAGTTAGAGTAGCTGTTCCTGACATGGAAGATGCTCTTGCCCTTAAAAGCATAAAAGAGCAGATATCTCTACCTCTTGTTGCAGATATTCACTTCAATTATAAACTGGCCTTAATTGCTGCAGAAGTAGTTGACTGCATACGAATCAATCCTGGAAATATTGGTTCACGTGAGCGTGTAAAAGAGGTTGTAAAAGCTTGTCAAGCACGAAATATCCCAATAAGAATCGGTGTAAATGCAGGAAGCTTAGAAAAAGAGTTTTTAAACAAGTATGGACAAAGTGCTGAGGGGATGGTCGCGTCTGCCGAGTACAATATAAAATATCTCGAGGATTTAGGTTTTAGTGACATCAAAATATCATTAAAAGCCAGCGATGTTGGGAGAACTGTAGATGCCTACAGAATGTTACGCCCAAAGAACAACTACCCGTTTCATTTAGGCGTTACAGAAGCGGGAACTCTTTTTCATGCAACTGTTAAAAGCTCAATAGGTCTTGGTGCGCTACTTCTTGATGGAATCGGCGACACTATGAGAGTCTCAATAACAGGCGAGTTAGAAGAGGAGATAAATGTTGCACGAGCTATTTTAAAAGATAGCGGCGCAGTAAAAGACGGGCTAAATATTATCTCTTGCCCTACATGTGGAAGAATTGAAGCCGACCTGGTTACGGCTGTTGGCGAGATAGAGAAAAGAACTGCACATATAAAAGCTCCTCTGAATGTTTCAGTTATGGGATGTGTTGTAAATGCCATTGGTGAAGCGGCTCATGCAGATGTAGCAATCGCTTATGGCAAAGGAAAAGGTCTAATAATGGTAAAAGGTGAAGTTGTGGCTAATTTAAACGAGAGTGAGCTTGTAGACAGATTTATAGAAGAAGTTGAAAACGCAGCGAGGAATCAGAATGATTAA
- a CDS encoding HD domain-containing phosphohydrolase has product MISLKNLKELSENFSVLYVEDDIAIQTTMRRYLKKFFSTLVVACDGEEGLNFYKKENFDIVITDLSMPKMNGADMIKSIKEINENQSVLITTAYSESQHLYSAFKMGVDGYIIKPFDMEQLNQELYKIVNKLKKFQENEIYKKQLKEMVEQKTSELNATIKYQHYNYEKTLLSMVEMIEERDTYTAGHSKRVAEYCKIIAKQMGYDDADCTKIYQAGILHDIGKVATPDSVLLNPKTLSGIEYKLIQEHVEVSYKLLSHIPMFTYLADIVKSHHERYDGKGYPRGLSKDEIAPLSRIMIVADAFDAMTTNRIYKARKSVNEALKELAQLSSKQFHPEVVESALIALKNISIDSNISQIPRTKLERERFSYFYKDTLSDVYNQNYLDISLMKNKISKEFRHLYIFNLENFSQYNKKYSWQEGDKLLRNFANCLDNYFAYSDVFRIFGDDFVVMSAKEDDVDKLLPLLDELVRETEIEYTLKGVDLTKLSINNISEIENIYNI; this is encoded by the coding sequence GTGATAAGTTTAAAAAACCTCAAAGAGTTGAGTGAAAATTTTTCTGTCCTTTATGTCGAGGACGATATTGCAATTCAGACGACAATGAGAAGATATCTTAAAAAATTCTTCTCTACTCTTGTTGTTGCCTGCGACGGAGAGGAGGGGTTAAACTTTTATAAAAAAGAGAACTTCGACATAGTTATAACTGATTTATCGATGCCAAAAATGAATGGTGCAGATATGATAAAGAGTATAAAAGAGATAAATGAAAATCAATCAGTTTTAATTACAACCGCATATAGTGAGTCACAACATTTATATAGTGCTTTTAAAATGGGAGTAGACGGGTATATTATCAAACCATTTGATATGGAGCAGTTAAATCAAGAACTTTATAAAATAGTTAATAAACTTAAAAAATTTCAAGAGAATGAGATTTACAAAAAACAGCTAAAAGAGATGGTAGAGCAAAAAACATCAGAGCTTAACGCTACCATTAAATACCAACACTACAATTATGAAAAAACACTTTTATCTATGGTGGAGATGATAGAGGAGAGAGACACCTACACCGCCGGACACAGCAAAAGAGTTGCCGAATATTGTAAAATAATAGCAAAACAAATGGGCTATGACGATGCTGATTGTACAAAAATATATCAAGCAGGGATACTCCACGATATTGGAAAAGTTGCAACTCCGGATTCTGTACTTTTAAACCCCAAGACTCTAAGCGGCATAGAGTATAAACTTATCCAAGAACATGTAGAGGTTAGCTATAAACTTTTGAGTCATATACCAATGTTTACGTATCTTGCAGATATAGTTAAATCACATCATGAAAGGTATGACGGAAAAGGGTATCCCCGCGGGTTGTCAAAAGATGAGATAGCGCCGCTCTCTAGAATAATGATTGTAGCCGATGCTTTTGATGCCATGACAACCAACAGAATATACAAAGCAAGAAAAAGTGTTAATGAGGCCTTGAAGGAACTAGCACAATTAAGCTCTAAACAATTTCATCCCGAAGTTGTTGAGAGCGCTCTTATAGCACTTAAAAACATCTCTATAGACTCCAATATAAGCCAGATACCTAGAACTAAACTAGAGAGGGAGAGGTTCTCGTATTTTTACAAAGACACCCTTAGTGATGTTTACAATCAAAACTATCTGGATATCTCCTTAATGAAAAATAAGATTAGCAAAGAGTTTAGGCACCTATATATATTTAATCTTGAAAACTTTTCTCAATATAACAAAAAATATAGCTGGCAAGAGGGTGACAAACTGCTACGCAATTTTGCAAACTGCTTAGACAACTACTTTGCATACTCTGATGTTTTTAGAATTTTTGGTGATGATTTTGTAGTTATGAGTGCCAAAGAAGATGATGTAGATAAACTGCTTCCGCTTCTCGACGAACTTGTAAGAGAGACGGAGATTGAGTACACGCTAAAAGGGGTAGATTTAACTAAACTCAGTATAAATAATATTTCTGAAATAGAAAATATCTACAATATTTAG
- a CDS encoding replicative DNA helicase, which translates to MQDNLYNLAFERSILSSIVFEPQQFDELSVALREDDFYLPAHQDIFKVMVKLLQKDHPIDEEFIKKELIKIKKFDEQVMLEILSANPISNTKAYVEEIKDKSLKRHLLTLTTEIKRVTVEEELSSAEVIDIVEKKLYEITQDNQTSDFKDSPKMTFDTMAYIKEMKERGNNILVGVDTGYHELNKMTTGFGKGDLVIIAARPAMGKTSFILNTVNSLIMQGKGVAFFSLEMPAEQLMLRLLSIQTSIPLQKLRVGDMNDDQWSSLNGAIERMNDAKLYVDDHGSININQLRSKLRKLKNKHPEIEIAVIDYLQIMSGVGTQDRHLQVSEMSRGLKMLARELNMPIVALSQLNRGLESRNDKRPMLSDIRESGSIEQDADIILFVYRDDVYLYKEEKEREKAAKADGKEFISEYVEKEEEDAEIIIGKQRNGPTGHVKLVFQKKLTRFVDAQPFAKGVETVYENVDTRSANINVSNDMVSMPAL; encoded by the coding sequence ATGCAAGATAATTTATATAACCTGGCTTTTGAACGCTCAATACTTAGTTCAATTGTTTTTGAACCTCAGCAGTTTGATGAACTAAGCGTTGCTCTTAGAGAGGATGATTTCTACCTTCCTGCTCATCAGGACATATTTAAAGTAATGGTTAAACTCCTTCAAAAAGATCACCCTATTGATGAAGAGTTTATTAAAAAAGAGCTTATTAAAATCAAGAAATTTGACGAGCAGGTTATGCTTGAGATTTTATCAGCAAATCCTATCTCAAATACAAAAGCGTATGTAGAGGAGATAAAAGACAAATCTCTCAAACGACACCTTCTAACTCTAACTACAGAGATAAAAAGAGTTACAGTTGAAGAGGAACTCTCAAGTGCAGAAGTTATTGATATTGTCGAGAAAAAGCTCTACGAGATAACGCAAGACAACCAAACCAGCGACTTTAAAGACTCTCCAAAGATGACCTTTGACACAATGGCATATATCAAAGAGATGAAAGAGCGTGGAAACAATATTTTAGTTGGTGTCGACACAGGCTACCATGAACTAAACAAAATGACTACCGGTTTTGGTAAGGGAGACTTAGTAATCATAGCGGCCCGTCCTGCTATGGGAAAAACCTCTTTTATTTTAAACACCGTAAACAGCCTTATTATGCAAGGCAAAGGTGTTGCTTTTTTCTCTTTAGAGATGCCGGCTGAACAACTTATGCTTAGACTTCTATCTATACAAACCTCTATTCCTCTGCAAAAATTACGCGTTGGAGATATGAATGATGACCAGTGGAGTTCTCTAAATGGAGCGATAGAGAGGATGAATGATGCAAAGCTATATGTTGATGACCACGGAAGTATCAACATTAATCAGCTTCGCTCAAAACTTAGAAAACTAAAAAACAAACACCCTGAAATAGAGATTGCAGTAATTGACTACCTCCAAATTATGAGTGGCGTTGGAACACAAGACAGACATCTTCAAGTATCAGAGATGTCTCGTGGGTTAAAGATGCTCGCCCGTGAGCTTAATATGCCCATAGTAGCACTCTCTCAGCTAAACCGTGGACTAGAGTCAAGAAATGACAAACGACCTATGTTAAGCGATATTCGTGAGTCTGGTTCTATTGAGCAGGATGCAGATATTATCTTGTTTGTTTACCGTGATGATGTTTACCTATACAAAGAGGAAAAAGAGCGCGAAAAAGCTGCAAAAGCTGATGGTAAAGAGTTTATCTCAGAGTATGTAGAAAAAGAGGAAGAGGATGCTGAGATAATCATCGGAAAGCAGAGAAATGGTCCAACGGGTCATGTCAAACTTGTTTTTCAGAAGAAACTCACCCGCTTTGTTGATGCGCAACCTTTTGCAAAAGGTGTTGAGACAGTCTACGAGAACGTAGATACTCGCTCCGCTAATATTAATGTTTCTAACGATATGGTTTCGATGCCAGCGCTTTGA
- a CDS encoding FAD-linked oxidase C-terminal domain-containing protein — MIDVKHLKHFSTIVGEENIYSDKAHLIAYSYDATREHFEPDAVIFPRNEEDISNILKYCNEHRIIIVPRGAGSGFTGGALPSSGGIVLAMEKHMNKILEIDMKNMVAIVQPGVINMDLQRAVEELGLFYPPDPASQDYSTLGGNVSENAGGMRAAKYGITKDYVMATRAVLPNGDIIKAGKRTIKDVAGYNISGILIASEGTLAVLSEITLKLIPKPKLTKTAMGIFSSVSDAMEAVYKTMASGITPVAMEFLDNLTIRAVEQTFKKGLPVDAGALLVTDVDGNLEEDLNFQLAQIEKVFRENGCTEFKIAKDKAEASDIWFARRNASQSLSIYGSKKLNEDVTVPRSALPELLEKFYAIADKYNIKIPCFGHTGDGNVHTNVMVDGKDPEQVKIAYKAIEEVFQATIDLGGTLSGEHGIGLAKAPYMRMAFSDEEMNLFKSIKMAFDPNNILNPAKMGLN, encoded by the coding sequence ATGATTGATGTTAAACATTTAAAACATTTTAGCACTATTGTAGGTGAAGAGAATATCTATAGCGACAAGGCACATCTTATAGCTTACTCTTATGATGCAACACGTGAGCATTTTGAGCCAGATGCAGTAATATTTCCAAGGAATGAAGAGGATATAAGCAATATTTTAAAGTATTGTAATGAGCATAGAATCATAATTGTTCCTCGCGGAGCAGGGAGCGGTTTCACAGGTGGAGCACTTCCAAGCAGTGGTGGAATTGTCCTTGCGATGGAAAAGCATATGAATAAAATCTTAGAGATTGATATGAAAAACATGGTGGCAATTGTTCAGCCAGGTGTTATAAATATGGACTTACAGCGTGCTGTAGAGGAGTTAGGTCTGTTTTATCCACCAGATCCTGCTTCTCAGGACTACTCAACTCTAGGTGGAAATGTAAGTGAAAATGCTGGCGGGATGAGAGCTGCGAAGTACGGAATCACAAAAGACTATGTAATGGCAACCCGTGCAGTTTTGCCAAACGGCGATATCATTAAAGCGGGAAAAAGAACTATCAAGGATGTGGCTGGTTATAACATTAGCGGAATTTTGATAGCAAGCGAAGGGACTCTTGCAGTTCTTAGTGAGATAACACTAAAACTTATTCCTAAGCCAAAGTTGACTAAAACGGCTATGGGGATTTTCTCTAGCGTAAGTGATGCCATGGAAGCTGTTTATAAAACTATGGCTAGCGGTATAACACCAGTTGCCATGGAGTTTTTAGATAATTTGACTATTAGGGCAGTTGAGCAGACATTTAAAAAAGGTTTGCCTGTTGATGCAGGTGCACTTTTAGTTACAGATGTTGATGGAAATTTAGAAGAAGATTTGAATTTTCAACTTGCTCAGATTGAGAAAGTTTTTCGTGAAAACGGTTGTACGGAATTTAAAATTGCAAAAGACAAAGCCGAAGCATCAGATATCTGGTTTGCTCGCCGTAACGCTTCTCAATCGCTAAGTATTTATGGAAGTAAAAAACTTAATGAAGATGTAACAGTTCCACGTTCAGCATTGCCTGAACTGTTGGAAAAATTCTATGCAATCGCTGACAAATACAATATAAAAATACCATGTTTTGGACATACCGGTGATGGAAATGTACATACAAATGTAATGGTTGACGGCAAAGACCCTGAGCAGGTTAAAATAGCTTACAAAGCGATAGAAGAGGTTTTTCAAGCTACAATAGATTTGGGAGGAACACTCTCAGGTGAACACGGCATCGGTCTTGCAAAAGCGCCATATATGAGAATGGCTTTTTCTGATGAAGAGATGAATCTGTTTAAGTCAATTAAGATGGCTTTTGATCCAAATAATATTTTAAACCCTGCCAAGATGGGGCTTAACTGA